One window from the genome of Balaenoptera musculus isolate JJ_BM4_2016_0621 chromosome 3, mBalMus1.pri.v3, whole genome shotgun sequence encodes:
- the MADCAM1 gene encoding mucosal addressin cell adhesion molecule 1 yields MEQGLALLLPLFLGLLQLGRGGPLEVEPPEPEVAVAVGESLQFTCRLACEDGRTASVQWRGLDTSLGAVQSGAGSSVLSVLNASLSAAGPRVCVGSCGDVAFQHIVRLLVFAFPDQLTVAPEALVAGPDQEVACTAHNVTPAGPDTLSMSLLLGDQELEGVEALRDVMEEPQEGEDPLFQVTQRWLLPTLGTPTPPSLHCQATMRLPGLELSHRRPIPVLQGLTSLEPPVMTPPEPGTTESPEPPVTTSLKPPVTTSPEATPEQASTHSPRSPGPVPRNSSTRPCRPEIRQLSAAGGLELLCEVVCGPGVAVRWTRAPGGLAAYETREVGAQAWLSGGSVLWARCHSEGWFQCCLDPGGQTANLYVASEICSPLTSASLWTGSLVLGLLLLVFLTYRLWKRCRPTR; encoded by the exons ATGGAGCAGGGCCTCGCCCTCCTGCTTCCCCTCTTTCTGGGGCTGCTGCAGCTGGGCCGCG GTGGGCCGCTGGAGGTGGAGCCCCCCGAGCCCGAGGTGGCGGTGGCCGTGGGCGAGTCGCTACAGTTCACCTGCCGCCTGGCCTGCGAGGACGGCAGGACGGCCTCGGTGCAGTGGCGGGGCCTGGACACCAGCCTGGGCGCCGTGCAGTCGGGCGCGGGTAGCAGCGTCCTCTCCGTGCTCAATGCCTCGCTGTCGGCTGCGGGGCCCCGCGTGTGCGTGGGCTCCTGCGGGGACGTCGCCTTCCAGCACATCGTGCGGCTCCTGGTGTTCG CCTTCCCGGACCAACTGACTGTGGCTCCAGAGGCCCTGGTGGCCGGGCCGGACCAGGAGGTGGCCTGCACAGCCCACAACGTCACGCCTGCTGGCCCTGACACCCTCTCCATGTCCCTGCTCCTGGGAGATCAGGAACTGGAGGGGGTGGAGGCCCTCCGGGATGTGATGGAGGAGCCCCAGGAGGGCGAGGACCCGCTGTTCCAAGTGACACAGCGCTGGCTGCTGCCCACCTTGGGgacacccaccccaccctccctccactgCCAGGCGACCATGAGGCTGCCTGGCTTGGAGCTGAGCCACCGCCGGCCCATTCCAG TCCTGCAGGGCCTGACCTCCCTGGAGCCCCCCGTCATGACCCCCCCAGAGCCCGGCACCACAGAGTCCCCGGAGCCCCCCGTCACGACATCCCTGAAGCCCCCCGTCACCACCTCCCCCGAGGCCACCCCAGAGCAGGCCTCCACCCACAGCCCCAGGAGTCCTGGCCCCGTGCCCCGGAACAGCTCCACCAGGCCCTGCCGCCCGGAGATCCGCCAGTTGTCAGCAGCAGGGGGCCTGGAGCTGCTGTGTGAGGTGGTCTGCGGCCCAGGTGTGGCCGTGCGCTGGACCCGGGCCCCCGGCGGGCTGGCAGCCTACGAGACGCGGGAGGTGGGGGCCCAGGCTTGGCTGAGCGGCGGGAGCGTGCTGTGGGCCAGATGCCACAGTGAGGGCTGGTTCCAGTGTTGCCTGGACCCAGGGGGCCAGACGGCTAACCTGTACGTGGCCTCAGAAATCT GCTCCCCGCTAACGTCTGCATCCCTGTGGACGGGCAGCTTGGTGCTGGGGCTGCTTCTCCTGGTGTTCCTGACCTACCGCCTGTGGAAACGCTGCCGGCCCACCAGATGA